From the Microcoleus sp. FACHB-672 genome, one window contains:
- a CDS encoding CHAT domain-containing protein, which translates to MSRLSSLHPQQLPITVPLLFEKRYIYTFSRPEQLDLILVPPQGLPIHKSVSAAKGDILLQKLKTFREEITNPLLRRNQNYKQSAIQLYQWIVAPLEHDLQALEIDTLVFAMDAGLRSLPLAALYDGEQFLVEKYNLGLIPSVNLTHMNYSSLKEAQVLAMGISEFKEFSELPAVPVEIKTVTSLRQGEILLNPDFTFNNLKSRRQAKLYQILHFATHADFQPGEAKNSYIQLWDSQLSFDQLRELKWNDPLVELLVLSACRTALGDEQVELGFAGLAVRTGVKSAIASLWYVSDEGTLGLMSEFYKHLNEFPTKAEALRRAQIAMLKGEVRREQNRLLLNSGEEIALPPQPGNFKEPMFSHPFYWAGFTLVGNPW; encoded by the coding sequence GTGAGTAGGCTTTCATCTTTACACCCTCAACAGCTCCCCATTACTGTACCTCTGTTATTCGAGAAACGCTATATTTACACCTTTTCCCGCCCGGAACAGCTCGACTTGATTTTAGTGCCGCCGCAAGGTTTACCCATTCACAAAAGTGTGTCGGCTGCCAAAGGGGATATATTATTGCAGAAACTTAAAACTTTTCGAGAAGAAATCACTAATCCCCTGCTACGACGAAACCAGAACTATAAGCAATCGGCTATTCAACTTTATCAGTGGATTGTTGCTCCCTTAGAACACGATTTGCAAGCGCTGGAAATTGACACGCTTGTGTTTGCAATGGATGCGGGTTTACGCTCGTTGCCGTTGGCGGCTTTATATGATGGAGAGCAATTTTTGGTAGAGAAATATAATCTGGGATTGATTCCTTCGGTGAATTTAACCCATATGAATTATAGCAGCTTGAAAGAAGCACAAGTTTTGGCAATGGGAATCAGTGAATTTAAAGAATTCTCTGAACTGCCGGCAGTGCCGGTGGAAATCAAAACTGTGACTTCTCTGCGACAGGGCGAGATATTACTCAATCCCGACTTTACTTTTAACAATCTAAAATCACGCCGACAGGCAAAACTTTACCAGATATTGCATTTTGCAACTCACGCTGATTTTCAACCGGGTGAAGCAAAAAATTCCTACATTCAATTATGGGATAGCCAATTATCTTTTGATCAGTTGCGAGAATTGAAATGGAATGATCCGCTTGTTGAACTGTTAGTTTTAAGCGCCTGCCGCACAGCGCTGGGAGATGAACAGGTAGAGCTAGGATTTGCAGGTCTCGCTGTCCGAACCGGGGTTAAATCTGCGATAGCAAGTCTATGGTATGTCAGCGATGAAGGCACATTGGGGTTGATGAGTGAATTTTACAAACACCTCAATGAGTTTCCAACTAAAGCTGAAGCATTGCGGCGAGCGCAAATTGCCATGCTCAAAGGTGAGGTGCGGAGAGAACAGAACCGATTGTTGCTTAATTCTGGAGAAGAAATTGCCTTGCCTCCCCAACCAGGAAACTTTAAAGAGCCTATGTTTTCCCATCCGTTTTACTGGGCGGGATTCACTCTCGTAGGGAATCCCTGGTAA
- a CDS encoding Calx-beta domain-containing protein, which yields MSKAFFNLSDLLSELNVDGSKGFVLKGNVGDKAGISVSNAGDINGDGIDDVIVGAYHADPNGNFDVGSSYVVFGSTNGFAATLNLSDLDGSNGFALYGAAVEDFSGYSVSNAGDINGDGIDDLIVGANRADPNGNFYAGSSYVVFGSRNGFAASLNLSDLDGSNGFALHGAAQSDHSGISVSNAGDINGDGIADLIVGANQADINGNYDVGSSYVVFGSRNGFAATLNLSDLDGSNGFAIYGSAAGDYSGESVSAAGDINGDGIDDLVVGAKRADYNGNFDVGSSYVVFGSSNGFAATLNLSDLDGSNGFALHGADNYDLLGESVSAAGDINGDSIDDLIVGATANSNRSGGNYVVFGSRNRFAPSLNLSDLDGSNGFALFSGIGEFNYPGESVSAAGDINGDGIDDVIVGTGGANPNGHYAAGSSYVVFGSRNGFAPLLNLSDLDGSNGFALHGVKAGDASGGSVSAAGDINGDSIDDLIVGATGAGDGTDNSAGGSYVIFGNQRPTLDLNGVDAGIDYTTNFTAGTAVAIANLATLTDNNPSLVGASVTLTNPLDGIAETLSANTAGTGITATYDSATGILTLAGNDTIANYQQVLRSITYNNTAALRNTTPRTIQCVVDDGQAHSNTNIVATTTLAVTPAADLALTQTVDKATPVSGELITYMLTVSNAGPNTLNSLSLTDIIPAGLLNPSYISSAGVYDSTTGVWTGLNLAAGENLTLNVVGRVDPNTGTLTNTASVAPPAGYVDGNAGNNTATTTLNVIPTLSISDVTLTEGNTDTVNATFTVNLSAASNQIVTANWTTANGTAIAGEDYTAASGNVTFARGETEKTLTVAVTDDFVVEASETFFVNLSNPSNTAIADIQGIATITDNDAAGITVSAISGNTSEAGDGATFSVVLNSQPTAGVTFTLTSFDARETTVSPTTLTFTSENWNLPQIVTIAGVDDAIADGNTVSTIVTEPATSADPKYNAFNPEDISITNLDNDSARVLITESGSSTNLTEGGSSDSYTVVLTTQPTTIVTLNLFADSQLNISTNSLTFTPENWQVPQSINLEAIDYLVEEGNHTGTITHTITSDDLNYSNLTLPDLVATITDKDRPAISILPTGSSPDVTEGGNLNSYSVVLTTPPKADVTINVVTDNQTTATPSLTFTPDNWNVPQTVNVAAVDDEQQIKGSHTSILRHNVSSSDVDYNGLTISDVTVTVTDNDFTSPAGTAGIRIIPPAGSVEVLEGFGEDVYKVVLESRPTAEVTLTITAGSQVKPNVQTLTFNPENWNIGQTVTVAAVEDAVVENFHNSILKYTANSLDKNYNLLSHNLTINISDNDNPGLVKNLLESAKEAGMEKDDNLTGSTRKDVLYGRAGNDLLKGNEDDDIIYGGSGSDGIAGTDGNDRLFGGDGVDMIEGGAGDDFVYADLGSDRVRGGSGNDWLSGEGGNDFLSGDAGVNTLTGGLGNDAFAISLEGGEPTIERADIITDFINDQDIIFLTGPLTFQRLHIFQGSGDYAFDTLVKDIVTNEYLAILQGVSVGSLSAGNFV from the coding sequence ATGTCTAAAGCATTCTTCAACCTCTCTGACTTGCTCTCTGAGTTGAATGTGGATGGCAGTAAAGGCTTTGTGCTGAAGGGGAATGTGGGAGACAAAGCCGGCATTTCAGTCAGCAATGCCGGCGATATCAACGGTGATGGCATTGATGACGTGATTGTAGGAGCTTATCACGCTGACCCCAACGGCAACTTCGATGTCGGCAGCAGTTATGTGGTGTTTGGCAGCACAAACGGATTTGCAGCAACGCTGAACCTGTCAGACTTAGACGGCAGCAACGGCTTTGCGCTATACGGAGCTGCTGTAGAGGACTTTTCGGGCTACTCGGTCAGCAATGCCGGCGATATCAACGGCGATGGCATTGATGACTTAATTGTGGGAGCCAATAGAGCTGACCCTAATGGCAACTTCTATGCCGGCAGTAGTTATGTGGTATTTGGCAGCAGGAACGGATTTGCAGCGTCGCTGAACCTGTCAGACTTAGACGGCAGCAACGGCTTTGCCCTGCACGGAGCTGCTCAATCGGACCATTCGGGCATCTCGGTCAGCAATGCGGGGGATATCAACGGCGATGGCATTGCTGACTTGATTGTGGGTGCTAATCAAGCCGACATCAACGGTAACTACGATGTCGGCAGCAGTTATGTGGTGTTTGGCAGCAGAAACGGATTTGCAGCAACGCTGAACCTGTCAGACTTAGACGGCAGCAACGGCTTTGCGATATACGGCTCTGCTGCAGGGGACTATTCAGGCGAAAGTGTCAGCGCTGCGGGGGATATCAACGGCGACGGCATTGATGACTTAGTTGTGGGAGCCAAGAGAGCTGACTATAACGGCAACTTTGATGTCGGCAGCAGCTATGTGGTGTTTGGCAGCAGCAACGGATTTGCTGCAACGCTGAACCTGTCAGACTTAGACGGCAGCAACGGCTTTGCCCTGCACGGAGCTGATAACTATGACTTATTGGGCGAGAGTGTCAGTGCTGCGGGGGATATCAACGGCGATAGCATTGATGACTTAATTGTGGGGGCAACCGCCAACTCGAACCGCTCTGGCGGCAATTATGTAGTGTTTGGTAGCAGAAACAGATTTGCCCCGTCGCTGAACCTGTCAGACTTAGATGGTAGCAACGGCTTTGCATTATTCTCCGGAATTGGTGAATTTAATTATCCGGGCGAAAGTGTCAGCGCTGCGGGGGATATCAACGGCGATGGCATTGATGACGTAATTGTGGGTACAGGTGGAGCCAACCCCAACGGCCACTATGCTGCCGGCAGTAGTTATGTAGTGTTTGGCAGCAGAAACGGATTTGCCCCGTTGCTGAACCTGTCCGACTTAGATGGCAGCAACGGTTTTGCCCTTCACGGTGTGAAAGCCGGTGACGCTTCCGGTGGCAGTGTCAGTGCTGCGGGGGATATCAACGGCGATAGCATTGATGACTTGATTGTGGGTGCTACGGGTGCCGGCGACGGTACAGACAATAGCGCCGGCGGCAGTTATGTTATATTCGGCAACCAACGACCTACTCTCGACCTCAACGGGGTGGATGCCGGCATCGACTACACTACCAACTTCACTGCCGGTACTGCGGTTGCGATCGCTAACCTTGCCACCCTCACTGACAACAACCCTTCTCTGGTAGGGGCAAGTGTCACCCTTACTAACCCCCTCGACGGCATCGCCGAAACCCTTTCTGCCAATACTGCCGGTACTGGGATCACCGCAACCTATGACAGCGCCACCGGCATTCTCACCTTAGCCGGTAACGACACAATCGCTAATTACCAACAAGTTTTACGCTCCATAACCTACAACAACACCGCCGCTTTACGCAACACAACCCCGCGAACCATTCAATGTGTCGTCGATGACGGACAAGCGCACAGCAACACTAATATTGTCGCCACGACTACCCTCGCCGTCACCCCGGCTGCGGATCTTGCCCTCACGCAAACTGTGGATAAAGCCACCCCAGTTTCCGGTGAACTGATTACTTATATGTTGACGGTTTCTAATGCCGGCCCTAACACGCTCAACAGTCTCAGCCTGACTGATATTATCCCAGCCGGCCTACTCAACCCTAGCTATATCTCTAGTGCCGGTGTGTATGACTCTACAACCGGCGTTTGGACAGGATTGAATTTAGCTGCCGGAGAAAACCTGACTCTCAATGTTGTCGGGAGGGTAGATCCCAACACCGGCACTCTCACGAATACGGCTTCTGTTGCGCCTCCTGCCGGCTACGTCGATGGGAATGCCGGTAACAACACCGCCACGACTACCCTTAACGTCATTCCCACGCTCTCTATCAGCGACGTAACGCTCACCGAAGGAAATACCGACACTGTTAATGCCACCTTTACTGTCAACCTCTCCGCCGCCAGCAACCAAATTGTTACCGCCAACTGGACTACCGCCAACGGCACTGCCATTGCAGGAGAAGATTACACCGCCGCTTCTGGCAATGTAACTTTTGCACGCGGAGAAACGGAAAAAACGCTCACGGTTGCCGTCACCGACGACTTTGTCGTGGAAGCGAGTGAAACGTTTTTTGTTAACCTTTCCAACCCTAGCAACACTGCCATTGCCGATATTCAAGGCATTGCGACGATCACAGATAATGATGCTGCCGGCATCACGGTTTCTGCGATATCGGGCAATACATCTGAAGCCGGTGATGGTGCAACGTTTAGCGTTGTTCTCAATAGCCAACCCACTGCCGGTGTTACCTTCACTCTCACCAGTTTCGACGCCAGGGAAACCACTGTCTCCCCCACCACTCTCACTTTCACCTCTGAAAACTGGAACCTCCCCCAAATAGTAACAATAGCGGGAGTTGATGATGCTATTGCTGATGGAAATACCGTCTCTACAATTGTCACCGAGCCGGCAACCAGTGCTGATCCGAAATATAATGCGTTCAATCCTGAAGATATCTCTATCACCAACCTCGACAATGACAGCGCTCGTGTTTTAATTACAGAATCTGGAAGCAGCACCAATCTCACAGAAGGGGGAAGCTCTGATAGTTACACGGTCGTTTTAACGACTCAACCGACTACTATTGTTACCCTAAATTTATTTGCAGATTCTCAACTGAATATTTCTACAAATTCCCTAACGTTTACTCCTGAAAATTGGCAGGTTCCCCAAAGCATCAACCTTGAAGCGATAGACTATTTGGTGGAAGAAGGCAACCACACCGGCACCATCACTCACACTATCACCAGTGACGATCTCAACTACAGCAATTTAACGCTTCCTGATCTGGTTGCCACTATCACTGATAAGGACAGGCCGGCGATTTCTATTTTGCCAACCGGCAGCAGTCCGGATGTGACTGAAGGCGGCAATCTTAATAGTTATTCTGTAGTTTTAACAACTCCACCTAAAGCCGATGTTACGATTAATGTCGTTACAGATAATCAAACGACAGCGACGCCATCCTTAACCTTTACTCCTGACAATTGGAATGTGCCGCAAACCGTGAATGTTGCGGCAGTAGATGACGAACAACAAATAAAAGGAAGCCACACCAGTATCCTTCGCCACAATGTCAGTAGTAGCGATGTTGATTACAATGGCCTCACCATTTCAGATGTTACTGTAACTGTGACGGATAACGATTTTACCTCGCCTGCCGGCACTGCCGGGATTCGTATCATCCCGCCAGCAGGTAGTGTGGAGGTGCTTGAAGGGTTCGGCGAGGATGTCTATAAAGTCGTCTTAGAAAGCCGTCCTACTGCCGAGGTGACGCTGACTATTACTGCCGGCTCTCAAGTTAAACCTAACGTTCAAACCCTCACTTTTAACCCAGAAAATTGGAATATCGGGCAAACAGTGACGGTGGCTGCAGTTGAGGATGCTGTCGTAGAAAACTTTCACAACAGCATTCTTAAATACACTGCAAACAGTCTTGATAAAAATTATAATTTGTTGTCTCACAATCTTACTATTAATATTAGCGATAACGACAATCCTGGACTCGTTAAAAACCTCTTAGAAAGTGCAAAAGAAGCTGGGATGGAGAAGGACGATAACCTCACAGGGTCAACCAGAAAAGACGTACTATACGGACGCGCCGGCAACGATTTGCTCAAGGGCAATGAGGACGATGATATCATCTACGGCGGCAGTGGTAGTGACGGAATTGCCGGCACAGATGGAAATGATCGCCTGTTTGGTGGAGACGGTGTGGATATGATTGAGGGAGGTGCCGGTGACGATTTTGTCTATGCCGATTTAGGAAGTGATCGGGTGCGCGGTGGCAGCGGCAATGATTGGTTATCGGGGGAAGGGGGAAATGATTTTCTCAGTGGGGATGCCGGCGTGAATACGCTCACAGGTGGCCTAGGCAATGATGCGTTTGCTATCAGTTTAGAAGGTGGCGAGCCTACAATTGAGCGAGCAGATATTATCACTGATTTTATCAATGATCAAGATATAATTTTCTTAACCGGCCCTTTGACATTTCAACGGTTGCACATTTTTCAAGGCAGTGGCGATTATGCCTTTGATACTTTGGTTAAAGATATAGTGACCAATGAATATTTAGCAATTTTGCAAGGGGTAAGTGTCGGCAGTTTAAGTGCGGGTAATTTTGTTTGA
- a CDS encoding Fur family transcriptional regulator — protein MALYTATSLKSELNSRGWRLTPQRETILHVFQNLPRGNHLSAEDLYNLLQRRGEAISLSTIYRTLKLMARMGLLRELELAEGHKHYELNQPYPHHHHHLVCIQCNKTIEFKNDTILKSGLKQAEKSGLQMIDCQLTIHTICPEALRQGWPSLLPSNWSCPRSQMEAHPWDESELHAHELHAEEVAH, from the coding sequence ATGGCTCTCTACACAGCAACTTCACTAAAATCCGAACTCAATTCGAGGGGCTGGCGTCTGACGCCCCAGCGAGAGACAATTTTGCACGTCTTTCAAAATCTTCCCAGGGGCAACCACCTGAGTGCGGAGGATCTCTACAATCTACTGCAACGTCGTGGGGAAGCAATTAGCCTGTCCACCATCTACCGGACGCTGAAGTTGATGGCACGGATGGGGCTTTTGCGGGAACTGGAGCTTGCTGAAGGCCATAAACACTATGAACTCAATCAGCCGTATCCGCATCACCACCATCATTTGGTGTGCATTCAGTGCAATAAAACGATTGAATTCAAAAATGACACGATTTTAAAAAGTGGCTTAAAACAAGCAGAAAAATCCGGCTTGCAGATGATTGACTGTCAGCTAACCATTCATACCATTTGTCCGGAAGCATTGCGCCAGGGATGGCCTTCTTTGCTGCCGAGTAATTGGTCCTGCCCACGCTCTCAAATGGAAGCACATCCCTGGGATGAAAGCGAACTCCACGCCCATGAACTCCACGCGGAAGAGGTCGCCCACTAA